The sequence CGCCTGGCCTGGACGCGACGCAGCGATTCGCACGCCTTTCTGCTGACCTGCGCCTGTCCATTCTTCGCCTTCGGCGTGTTCGGACTCTACGCGTCCATGGCGCCGCTGTTCCTGAAAAAGATGCTGCCGTGGCACGGCCCGGTGGTCAGCGGCACCTCGATCGGCGTGATCCTGCTTACCTCAGCGATGGTGCAGCTTGCCTGCGCCCGGCTGCCGCTGCGCTGGGGCGGACTGCTCGGCCTGCTGGCCGTGGTGCTGAGCAACGCCATGCTGGTGCTCAACTTCAGCCTCGGTTCGGCGCTGGTCTTCATCGTCGGCGTCTGCGCCGCGGCTACCGGCCACGGCCTGTGCCTGCTAGCGGGCATCAGCATGGTCAACCGCATCGCTAGCCCTTCCGAACGCTCCGGGCTGATTTCGACCTACCTCGTGTGTGGCTACGTTGGCAGCATCGTGCCCTTGCTCGGCGTCGGCTGGATCGCCGACCACTACGGCCTGCCGGTGGCGGTGACCTCGCTGGGGCTGGGTGTGATGATTATCGCAACGCCTCTGGCCGGACGGTTCTTCCTCCACCCGCGGATGCGGGACGCTTGACGACGGAGATGGCGATCGAACGGCAGCTTCCGATCGCTGACTGACTACGGTTCCATGTGTTCGCAGCCTGGAATTCCCGGGTCGCTGCCGCATCGCGACCCATTCGCCCTTTACTGTGCCTGGTACAGATCGGGCAGCTCGTATTGCAGACCGTAACCGTTGAACATCTTCTTCAGACCGCCTTCCTCGATCAGCTCCTGAACCTGGGCTTCCAGCGCATAGGCAAGCTGACGGTTGGACTCATGGACGGCCATCCCGAGATCCCAGGCCTGGCGGCCCATGTTCGGGTAGGCGTTTTCGGCCAGCTTGAGGTGATCGTCTTGGGCGTTGTGCAGCATCCAGTCGATCTCGCCGCGCATGGCCATGGTGGCGTCCACCTCACCCGTATGCATCGCGTTGAATGCCGCCTGCGCGGTGGGATAGTGGTGCAGCATCTTGGCGATGCTGCCGTTGAACACCGAGGACAGGTAGAACGACGGCACGCTGTCGATCTCCACGCCGACCGGATGGAAACGCAGCACACCCACACTGGACAGCTCTTCCAGGCGGCGGTCGTCGTAGGCGGCCTGCCAGCGCTCACGCTGGTAGGGTGCGAACATCACCACCTGCTCGTTGACCAGCTCGCCGACGTCGTTGCGCTTGAGGCTGTACTCACGGTCGTAAGGCACGCGCATCATCACGTCGGCCAGGACGTCCGGGCGCAGGTAGTGCCCCTTCCAGATGAAGTTGCGCAAGTCATCGTCCAGCGTTTCGCCGGGCGTGACCCAGAGCACCTCGACCTTCAGCCCGAGCGCCTTAGCCAGTGCGTTGGCGAGGTCCACATCGACCCCGCGCGGTTTGCCATCCTCGATGAAACTATAGGGCGGAAAGTTCTCGTACATCGCCACCTTGAGCACGCCCGAGGCGACGATGTCATCGTATGCCCGCACCTTGATCACGCCCGCCTGAGCCAGCAAGCACCACATCGATAGGCACAGAACCGCTAGCAACTGGCGCATGGCGATCACCGCTTGGCAGCTTCGCTTTCGATGTAGGTGCGAATCGCCCAGAGCGCTTCCTGGCTGAGGTAATCGGCCATACGCGGCATGTACACGGCGCCGTCGCGGACCGCTCCGTTGATCACGCGCTCCTTGAACCACTCGTCGCCGTCATAGCTGACTTCCAGGTCTCGCAGGTCGGGCGCGATACCGCCAGAGATCGCCTCCAGGCCATGGCAACGCGCGCAGTTCTGGTTGTAGGCGGAAGCGCCGATCTCGACGGCTTTGTCATGGTCCTTGCTGGGGGCGCGATAAGGGTTCTCATCCACCCACTCTTCTCCCAGGGGAGTCAGGCCCTTGGTCTCGACCTTTTGTGGCGTGACGTCGCCGTGAGCCAGCGCCAGGCCGGCAACACCAAGCAGACCAGCAGCAAAGAGAGCGCGCAGTGCGATTTTATTATTCATGACTACCACCGTTGATTTCGAATACCTGAGCAAGGCAACCCCATTCGGAGCGCATGCTGGACATCTTGGAGTTTGCGACTCCACGGCAGAATGGTGCTTTGGTTGCCTGCTTCTCCTCCCTTGGTAGTAGGGCCTCATGAGGCCTGTGCACGGCACACCTGTAGCGGTTCGAAAACACAGGCTGATTGGGAAGTTTTCCCTGAATCAGCGGGAGCTTTTCCGTATCGGCCGCCACGCCCGGCTTCCACTATTCGAATCGCCTGGCCTGTTGCTTGCCCCCAAGCAACCGACCGCATCGCGAGCGCAGCGCCTGGCCACGTTCGAATCGACCAAGGGAAACCAATAATGACAACTCGATCAGATCTGGGCAGCAGATGCCCGCTTGCCATCGCCGTGCTCGTTGCCGGACTCACCTCCAGTGGCGTCGCAACTGCCAGAAACGTCACCTGGGAGGACATCGCCAACGATCACCTATCGACCGCAGACGTGCTGCAGTACGGCATGGGCACCAACGCCCAACGCTGGAGTCCGCTGGACCACGTTAACGATGAGAACGTCTTCAAGCTGACACCCGCCTGGTCCTTTTCCTTCGGCGACGAGAAACAGCGGGGGCAGGAGTCCCAGGCCATCGTGCATGATGGCGTTATCTACGTGACTGGCTCCTACTCACGTGTCTTCGCGCTCGATGCACGCACCGGCAAGCGCCTCTGGAGCTACGCACACCGGCTGCCGGCCGATATCCGACCTTGCTGCGATGTGGTCAACCGCGGGGCGGCCATCTTCGGTGACAAGATTTACTTCGGAACCCTCGACGCTCAAGTGGTCGCGCTGAACAAGGACACCGGCAAGGTCGTCTGGAAGAAGAAGTTCGGAGATCACGGGGCGGGCTACACCATGACCGGCGCGCCCACCCTGATCAAGGACCAGAAGAGTGGCAAGGTCCTGCTGATACACGGCAGCTCCGGCGACGAATTCGGCGTCGTCGGCAAGCTGTTCGCCCGCGACCCGGACACCGGCGAGGAGGTCTGGATGCGCCCCTTCGTCGAAGGCCACGTGGGCCGCCTCAACGGCAAGGACAGCACGCCGACCGGAGACGTCAAGGCGCCCTCCTGGCCCGACGACGCCAACTCCCCCACCGGCAAGAAGGAAGCCTGGAGCCAGGGTGGTGGCGCGCCCTGGCAGAGCGCGAGTTTCGATGCCGAGACCAACACCATCATCGTCGGTGCGGGCAACCCGGCTCCCTGGAACGGCTGGGCACGCACCGCCGAAGGCGGCGAGCCGAAGGACTATGACAGCCTCTACACCTCCGGGCAGGTTGGCGTCGATGCCAGCACCGGCGAAGTGAAATGGTTCTACCAGCACACGCCGAACGATGCCTGGGACTTCTCCGGCAACAACGAGCTGGTTCTGTTCGACTACAAGGGCAAGGACGGCAAAACGGTCAAGGCGACCGCCCACGCTGACCGCAACGGTTTCTTCTACGTCGTCAATCGCCAGGACGGCAAGCTGCAGAATGCGTTCCCCTTCGTCGACAACATCAGCTGGGCCAGCCATATCGACCTCAAAACCGGTCGACCGGTGGAAAACGCAGGCCAGCGCCCGCCGAAACCCGAGCCTGGTGAAGCGCATGGCAAGTCGGTGGAGGTCTCGCCACCGTTCCTCGGCGGCAAGAACTGGAATCCCATGGCCTACAGCCAGGACACCGGCCTGTTCTACGTCCCCGCCAACCACTGGAAAGAGGACTACTGGACCGAAGAGGTCAGCTACAAAAAGGGCAATGCCTATCTCGGCCAGGGTTTCCGGATCAAACGCATGTACGACGATCACGTCGGCATCCTGCGTGCAATGGACCCGCGCACCGGCAAGGTGGCTTGGGAGCACAAGGAAGCGCTACCGCTCTGGGCCGGCGTGCTCGCCACCAAAGGCAACTTGGTGTTCACCGGAACAGGCGATGGCTACCTGAAAGCCTTCAACGCGAAGACCGGCGAGGAGCTCTGGAAATTCCAGACCGGTAGCGGAATCATCGCGCCCCCGATTACCTGGGAGCAGGACGGCGAGCAGTTCATTGGTGTGACGGTCGGCTATGGCGGTGCGGTACCGCTGTGGGGCGGAGACATGGCCGCACTGACCAAACCGGTCGCTCAGGGTGGTTCGTTCTGGGCCTTTCGTATCCCGAGTTGGGAAAACCAGACCGCCAGACGCTGATTCGGCAGCAAGCTAATGCGATGGCGGGAGCGTCGCCCGGGTTGGCGCTCTCTCGGCGCCCCGCCATTGCCCTGGCCATCGCCGGATGGCCGACATTTTTCCCCGATGCTTCGGAGCCGCCATGAACATGTCCCGCTATCTGCTGCCCATCGCGCTGCTCGTCAGCGCACCACTGCATGCTGAAGACGAGCAGCCCCCGACCATCAACGGTTGCATCATTCAACCGGAGAGCAAATGTCCCCACGCCGATCTCCGCGGTGCTGACCTGAGCAACCAGGACATGCGCAAAATGGATCTGGCAGGGGCCGATCTGACCGGCGCCAATCTGCGCCACGCCAACCTCGACCTGGCCAACCTGGAGAAGGCCGATTTGACCGGTGCCAACCTCACTCGAGCCAACCTGCAACAAGCCAACCTGCGCCTGGCGATTCTCAGCGATGCGCAGTTGGTCGCGATACAGGGATGGGGCCTGTTCGGCCAGGCCGCACGGCTCGACGGCGCCAATCTGACTGCAGCCAATCTCGAGTTCGCGCGCCTGAGCGGGGCAAAGCTGCAGCGCGCCAACCTGACCGCTGCCAATCTGGAGATGACCTGGTTGAGCAAGGCTGACCTCAGCCATGCCAATCTGACCGATGCAAATTTGCAGGAAGGCAAGCTCAACGAGGCCAATCTTGCAGGCGCTACCCTGACCGGCGCGCGGCGGCACTACGCAACCTTCCAGGGCACCTACATGGAAGATTGCCTGGACTGCCCACGCGACTGGGAACAATAGGCAAGCGCTGTCGATGTTTGGATGCGCTTTACTAAGGGGCCCTATGTAGATTCACGACGCTTTCGTCAGCGGAGGCACACATCATTCGAATCCCTCAGGTAACGCAGCTCGACAGCCTGCCCTGCTTCGCCGGTCTGGCCCTGGACCGGATCGTAATCCCTCGCACGCCTACGGAGTTCCGTCAGGCGGTCGAAGATGTTCTGGGCCATGCGCAGATCGGCTTCGACACCGAATCCAAGCCCACCTTCCGGGTGGGTGAGCGCTCCGATGGTCCCCATCTGATTCAGCTCGCGACGCCGGAACGGGCTTATCTGTTGCAGATCGGAGCGCAAGGATGCGCGGAGGCGGCGAAGCAGATACTGGAATCCGAGCGGGTGCTCAAAGTCGGATTCGGCCTGAGTTCAGACCGCAGCCGTCTTCACACCCGGCTCGGGATCGAACTGCAGCACAGCATCGATCTCGGAACAGCGCTGCGATATGAGGGCAAGAAGGGCCAGGTCGGGCTCCGCGGTGCGGTGGCCGCGGTGTTGGGTGCAGCCATCAGCAAGTCCCGGCGCGTGTCGACGTCCAACTGGGCCAATGCGCGCTTGACCGAGGCACAGCAGCGCTACGCCGCCAACGATGCCTATGCCGCGCTAGCCGTGTTTCTGGCGCTTGGGGATGATCCGGAGCGGCTGCTGGCCGACCGCATCATGCCAGCGCGGCGCCCGCAACCCTGACGATTCGACTCCATAAACCCGGCACCGCCGTGCAACCCGTCCGCGCGATTGTCGTCTACCGCAGACGTTCCCCAACGGAGGTAGCCGTGGAAGGCATGTTTTTTAGCGGTTGGTCGACCCTGCTTCGCACGCTCGTCATCGGCGTGCTGGCCTATATCAATCTCATCGTTTTGCTGCGCATTTCAGGCAGACGCACCCTTTCGAAGATGAACGCCTTCGACCTGGTCGTCACCGTGGCGCTGGGATCGACTTTCGCCACCATTCTGCTGAACCGGAACGTGGCACTGGCCGAAGGTACGCTGGCGCTCGCGTTGCTGATCGGCCTGCAGTTTCTGGTGACCTGGACCAGCGTGCGGGTTGGCTGGGTGCGCAAGCTGGTGACCGGTGAGCCTGCGCTGCTGTATTACCAAGGGCAGATGCTGGGCGAGGCGATGCGCAAGGCCCGGGTGACCGAAGACGAAGTGCGCTCTGCCCTGCGTTCCAGCGGCATCTCGGCACAGGACGGCGCCGAGGCGGTGGTGCTGGAAACCGACGGTAGCTTCAGCGTCGTCAAGAAAGGTGCTGGCGACAGCCGCTCTACCCTGTCCGACGTAGTGACGCCCGGCCCGCGAGACGTCCAGATGTAGCTCTGACTCAACGAGCACCAGAGCGCATGGCTGCCTGGTAAAAGCGCAGCCATCGTACGCTGGTAGCGGCCATGAGCCCCTTGCCCTGCCAGCAGTGGCGACGCCTGGTCCGGGTAAAAATATGTTTGAAAGTCACTCAAGAAAAACTTGTACATGCCGATGAGCTTGTACAACATTCGTGCTTTCACTCATCGGACCACAAACATGTTCAACAAGCAGTTGAAACTGGAGCTAGCGGCGTTGCGCGAAGAAGTCGCGACCAACCGACAGATCAAGGAGTCGTTGTACCGCGAGATGATGGTGCTGGAGGTTGATCCCAACGGTCACGTTCAGTACGCCAACCCGGTTTTCCTGAGCGAGATGGGCTTGCGCCTCGACGATATCGTCGGCTGCTCGATCGATAGCTTCTTTTCCGATGAGTTCCGTAAAGAGCCCAACTACACCAGCCTCAAGCGCGCCATGCAGCGCGGCGAGCATCTCAACGGTGCCTTCCGCATGCTGCAGGCGAACGGAAAAGAAGCCTGGCTTCGGTCGATCTGGCAGCCCATCAAGGCCGCTGACGGCTCGCTGCGCCACTTCACCTTATGCGCCAACAACCTGACCCGCACCATTGCGACCTCACGAGAGCATGAAAGCATCATCAGTGCGCTCAAACGGTCGACCGCCGTGATCGAATTCGATCTGGACGGGCACGTCATCACCGCCAACGATCAGTTTCTCAACGCCATGGGCTACCGGTTGGAACAGATCAGGGGCAAGCACCACAGCCTGTTCTGTACCCGCGAAGAAAGCGATTCGTCGGCCTACCGCGACTTCTGGGCATGCCTGAACCGTGGCGAGTATGTCGCTGAACGCTTCAAGCGTATCGACGCGCACGGCCAGGTCGTCTGGCTCGAAGCCTCATACAACCCGGTACACGACGCTTACGGAAAGTTGTACAAGGTGATCAAGTTTGCAACCGTGATCACGGACCAGGTCAATCGCGAATTGGCGGTCGCCGAGGCAGCCACCATTGCCTACGACACCTCGCAGCAAACCGATCTGAGCGCCCAGCGAGGCGCCGCTGTGGTACAGGAGACGGTCGGCGTCATGCGCAAGATCGCCGCGCAGATGCAGGAAGCATCCGACGGGATCGAGGCACTGGACAAACAATCGCAGCTCATCAGCGCAATTCTTAAAACGATCAGCGACATCGCCGACCAGACCAACCTGCTCGCACTGAACGCGGCCATCGAAGCCGCTCGAGCCGGCGACCAGGGCCGTGGTTTTGCCGTGGTGGCCGATGAGGTCCGTCAGCTCGCGGCGCGGACCAGCAAAGCAGCGGGTGAGATCGTCGGCGTCGTCGGCAAGAACCAGGACCTCGCGCAGGCCGCCGTACACAGCATGTCGACCAGCCGCAGCCAGGCCGAAAACGGGCTCGAGCTCGCCAACCAGGCCGGCTCGGTGATCGTGGAAATTCAAGACGGCGCCCAGCGCGTGGTCAGCGCGGTGGGCCAGTTTGCCAGCCAACTGAAGAACTGAACGCGACGGACCTGAGCCGTCGGGCCTACGCCTGGCCTTTCCAGACGCAGGCCCGTTCAGCCCGAACGCTGCGCGGCGGTCCCGTAGATGTGCTCCCAACGCCAGCCATCCGCCTCGAGCAGCGCGGTCAGCAGTGCGCGTCGCTGCTGCTCAGTCCCATCCTCGCCCGTGCGTGCTTTCAGCGGAATGTGCACAACCTTGAGTGGCGAAACGTCGATGTCAGGTCGTGCCACATCGGAAGAAGCACCATTCAGATAGTGCGTGCGTTGCAAATAGAGATACCTATCGAGTGCCGACCCGAGCATCTTGCGCTTGAGTCCGTCCTGGGGGACGTCCTCGGCGACCTGGTCGAGCAACCTCAGCACATCATCGAGCATGACGACAGCCGGAATGATGTTCTTGCTGGCATGCCTGTTGTGAAAGCAGCGGATCACCGGATAGGCGTGATGGTTCAAGGTGTGCTCCACCAGCATCTGGCGGATGTCGCTGGCGTTGTCGTAGAAACGCGAAAAGTCGGAGCCGTTCCAGCTGTTCACCAGGATTTCCTGTGGCGTCCGGCCCATGCTGGTGATCAGCAGGCTGAGCTGATTTTGCAAGCTGACGGCTGACAGCACCGGAACGATGTAGGTAATCGCAGCTGTGATGAAGGTCAGCCCGCAAAAGGCGGCGGCACTGGTCAGAACCCGCCAGCCATCGCCCGATGCCACGTAGTCCCCCACGCCCAGCGTCGACAAGGTGAAGCCCGCGAAATAGAGCACTTCCCACGAGTCGGCTGCCAGTTTGGTCGTGCCATCGACCACCGCGCCGGGATCCGAGGCGAGCATCAGAAACAGGCTGAGCCACAAACAGACGATCCAGGTGAGCAACACCAGCATCAGCACGCACTGGCCGGCGTATTCGAGCGGCTTCGACGCCCCTCGCCGCCCCGCCGCGATAAAAAAGCCCCGCCACACCAGCCGGGAGACGCCATTGGTGATCGTCCCGCCGCCCCGCGTCGACAATGTGGTTTTGGTGATATCCGCCGCTGTGATCAGAAAAAGCGCGATTCCCAGGAAAAGAAAGACCATATCGGTGCTGTGGCGCTCCATTGCAACGTAATCAAAGTATGAAGAACGCAGCCGTCGTAAGTTCAGAATCGACGCCCTAGCTCCGCTGAGAGCGCCGAAAGAAAGGCAGAACGCCAGTACAATCATTCACCCGGATACACGGCTTTGAGGTATCTTCGCCGCACAGAAATTCGCTCACCTGCGCACGTATCGAGGGCGGCCCGATGTTGGCCTGTTTGAATTCAGATTGGAGTTTTTCAGCCCCCGTGCTGATGGCTCTGCTGGTTGGCCTCGGCGTCGCGGTGTTGACTCGCTGGGTTCGTCACCAACGGCAATTCGCCGGCAGTTCCGCTTTCACCTTGATGCACCTGGCTATCCTCTGGTGGCTCGGCGTTGCTGCGCTGGAAATGAGCGTTCACCAGCAGAGCTGCAAGATGTTCTGGGC comes from Stutzerimonas stutzeri and encodes:
- a CDS encoding substrate-binding periplasmic protein: MRQLLAVLCLSMWCLLAQAGVIKVRAYDDIVASGVLKVAMYENFPPYSFIEDGKPRGVDVDLANALAKALGLKVEVLWVTPGETLDDDLRNFIWKGHYLRPDVLADVMMRVPYDREYSLKRNDVGELVNEQVVMFAPYQRERWQAAYDDRRLEELSSVGVLRFHPVGVEIDSVPSFYLSSVFNGSIAKMLHHYPTAQAAFNAMHTGEVDATMAMRGEIDWMLHNAQDDHLKLAENAYPNMGRQAWDLGMAVHESNRQLAYALEAQVQELIEEGGLKKMFNGYGLQYELPDLYQAQ
- the pedF gene encoding cytochrome c-550 PedF, producing MNNKIALRALFAAGLLGVAGLALAHGDVTPQKVETKGLTPLGEEWVDENPYRAPSKDHDKAVEIGASAYNQNCARCHGLEAISGGIAPDLRDLEVSYDGDEWFKERVINGAVRDGAVYMPRMADYLSQEALWAIRTYIESEAAKR
- the exaA gene encoding quinoprotein ethanol dehydrogenase, translating into MTTRSDLGSRCPLAIAVLVAGLTSSGVATARNVTWEDIANDHLSTADVLQYGMGTNAQRWSPLDHVNDENVFKLTPAWSFSFGDEKQRGQESQAIVHDGVIYVTGSYSRVFALDARTGKRLWSYAHRLPADIRPCCDVVNRGAAIFGDKIYFGTLDAQVVALNKDTGKVVWKKKFGDHGAGYTMTGAPTLIKDQKSGKVLLIHGSSGDEFGVVGKLFARDPDTGEEVWMRPFVEGHVGRLNGKDSTPTGDVKAPSWPDDANSPTGKKEAWSQGGGAPWQSASFDAETNTIIVGAGNPAPWNGWARTAEGGEPKDYDSLYTSGQVGVDASTGEVKWFYQHTPNDAWDFSGNNELVLFDYKGKDGKTVKATAHADRNGFFYVVNRQDGKLQNAFPFVDNISWASHIDLKTGRPVENAGQRPPKPEPGEAHGKSVEVSPPFLGGKNWNPMAYSQDTGLFYVPANHWKEDYWTEEVSYKKGNAYLGQGFRIKRMYDDHVGILRAMDPRTGKVAWEHKEALPLWAGVLATKGNLVFTGTGDGYLKAFNAKTGEELWKFQTGSGIIAPPITWEQDGEQFIGVTVGYGGAVPLWGGDMAALTKPVAQGGSFWAFRIPSWENQTARR
- a CDS encoding pentapeptide repeat-containing protein; its protein translation is MNMSRYLLPIALLVSAPLHAEDEQPPTINGCIIQPESKCPHADLRGADLSNQDMRKMDLAGADLTGANLRHANLDLANLEKADLTGANLTRANLQQANLRLAILSDAQLVAIQGWGLFGQAARLDGANLTAANLEFARLSGAKLQRANLTAANLEMTWLSKADLSHANLTDANLQEGKLNEANLAGATLTGARRHYATFQGTYMEDCLDCPRDWEQ
- a CDS encoding 3'-5' exonuclease, which produces MGHAQIGFDTESKPTFRVGERSDGPHLIQLATPERAYLLQIGAQGCAEAAKQILESERVLKVGFGLSSDRSRLHTRLGIELQHSIDLGTALRYEGKKGQVGLRGAVAAVLGAAISKSRRVSTSNWANARLTEAQQRYAANDAYAALAVFLALGDDPERLLADRIMPARRPQP
- a CDS encoding DUF421 domain-containing protein translates to MEGMFFSGWSTLLRTLVIGVLAYINLIVLLRISGRRTLSKMNAFDLVVTVALGSTFATILLNRNVALAEGTLALALLIGLQFLVTWTSVRVGWVRKLVTGEPALLYYQGQMLGEAMRKARVTEDEVRSALRSSGISAQDGAEAVVLETDGSFSVVKKGAGDSRSTLSDVVTPGPRDVQM
- a CDS encoding methyl-accepting chemotaxis protein, with the translated sequence MFNKQLKLELAALREEVATNRQIKESLYREMMVLEVDPNGHVQYANPVFLSEMGLRLDDIVGCSIDSFFSDEFRKEPNYTSLKRAMQRGEHLNGAFRMLQANGKEAWLRSIWQPIKAADGSLRHFTLCANNLTRTIATSREHESIISALKRSTAVIEFDLDGHVITANDQFLNAMGYRLEQIRGKHHSLFCTREESDSSAYRDFWACLNRGEYVAERFKRIDAHGQVVWLEASYNPVHDAYGKLYKVIKFATVITDQVNRELAVAEAATIAYDTSQQTDLSAQRGAAVVQETVGVMRKIAAQMQEASDGIEALDKQSQLISAILKTISDIADQTNLLALNAAIEAARAGDQGRGFAVVADEVRQLAARTSKAAGEIVGVVGKNQDLAQAAVHSMSTSRSQAENGLELANQAGSVIVEIQDGAQRVVSAVGQFASQLKN
- a CDS encoding potassium channel family protein, which gives rise to MERHSTDMVFLFLGIALFLITAADITKTTLSTRGGGTITNGVSRLVWRGFFIAAGRRGASKPLEYAGQCVLMLVLLTWIVCLWLSLFLMLASDPGAVVDGTTKLAADSWEVLYFAGFTLSTLGVGDYVASGDGWRVLTSAAAFCGLTFITAAITYIVPVLSAVSLQNQLSLLITSMGRTPQEILVNSWNGSDFSRFYDNASDIRQMLVEHTLNHHAYPVIRCFHNRHASKNIIPAVVMLDDVLRLLDQVAEDVPQDGLKRKMLGSALDRYLYLQRTHYLNGASSDVARPDIDVSPLKVVHIPLKARTGEDGTEQQRRALLTALLEADGWRWEHIYGTAAQRSG